One segment of Pseudomonas asgharzadehiana DNA contains the following:
- the selO gene encoding protein adenylyltransferase SelO, producing MKALDELTFDNRFARLGDAFSTHVLPEPLDEPRLVVASDAAMALLDLDPAVAETPVFAELFGGHKLWAEAEPRAMVYSGHQFGGYTPQLGDGRGLLLGEVYNNAGEHWDLHLKGAGMTPYSRMGDGRAVLRSSIREFLASEALHALGIPTSRALCVIGSSTPVWREKQERGAMVLRLAPSHIRFGHFEYFYYTKKPEQQAELAEHVLNLHYPECREQPEPYLAMFREIVERNAELIAKWQAYGFCHGVMNTDNMSILGITFDYGPYAFLDDFDAHFICNHSDHEGRYSFSNQVPIGQWNLSALAQALTPFISVEALKEALGLYLPFYQAHYLDLMRRRLGLTTAEDDDQKLVERLLKLMQNSGVDYTLFFRRLGDESAALAVARLRDDFVDMAGFDAWADLYKARVARDGEYSEEQRRGRMHAVNPLYILRNYLAQNAIAAAESGDYSEVRRLHAVLSKPFEEQTGMEQYAQRPPDWGKHLEISCSS from the coding sequence GTGAAAGCCCTAGACGAACTGACCTTCGACAACCGCTTCGCCCGTTTGGGCGACGCGTTCTCAACCCACGTCCTGCCAGAACCGCTCGATGAGCCGCGCCTTGTCGTGGCGAGCGATGCTGCCATGGCCCTGCTCGACCTCGACCCGGCGGTGGCCGAAACGCCGGTGTTTGCCGAGCTGTTTGGCGGCCATAAGCTATGGGCCGAAGCTGAGCCGCGGGCGATGGTCTATTCGGGGCATCAGTTCGGCGGCTATACCCCGCAACTCGGCGATGGCCGCGGACTGTTGTTGGGCGAGGTGTACAACAATGCCGGCGAGCACTGGGACCTGCACCTCAAGGGTGCCGGGATGACGCCGTACTCGCGGATGGGCGATGGCCGCGCGGTGCTGCGCTCCTCGATTCGTGAATTCCTCGCTTCCGAGGCGCTGCATGCGCTGGGTATCCCCACCAGCCGCGCCTTGTGCGTGATCGGCTCCAGCACGCCGGTATGGCGCGAGAAGCAAGAGCGCGGCGCCATGGTGTTGCGCCTGGCGCCGAGCCATATCCGCTTCGGGCATTTCGAATATTTCTACTACACCAAAAAGCCCGAGCAGCAGGCAGAACTGGCCGAGCACGTCTTGAATCTGCATTACCCCGAATGTCGCGAACAGCCCGAGCCGTACCTGGCGATGTTCCGCGAGATCGTCGAGCGCAACGCCGAACTGATCGCCAAATGGCAGGCCTACGGTTTCTGCCATGGCGTGATGAACACCGACAACATGTCGATCCTCGGCATCACTTTCGACTACGGGCCGTATGCGTTTCTGGATGATTTCGACGCGCACTTTATCTGCAACCATTCGGACCATGAAGGGCGCTATTCCTTCAGCAACCAGGTGCCCATCGGCCAATGGAACCTCAGCGCGCTGGCCCAGGCGCTGACGCCGTTTATCAGCGTTGAAGCCTTGAAGGAGGCGCTCGGCCTGTACCTGCCGTTCTACCAGGCCCACTACCTGGACCTGATGCGCCGCCGCCTGGGGCTGACCACGGCCGAAGACGACGACCAGAAATTGGTAGAGCGCCTGCTCAAGCTGATGCAGAACAGTGGCGTGGATTACACGCTGTTCTTCCGCCGTTTGGGGGATGAATCTGCGGCGCTGGCCGTGGCGCGGCTGCGCGATGACTTTGTCGACATGGCCGGGTTCGATGCCTGGGCCGACCTGTACAAGGCCCGTGTTGCGCGGGATGGGGAGTACAGCGAAGAACAGCGCCGTGGGCGGATGCACGCGGTCAACCCGCTGTACATCCTGCGCAACTATCTGGCACAAAACGCCATCGCCGCCGCCGAATCCGGGGATTACAGCGAAGTACGGCGGCTGCATGCGG